Proteins encoded in a region of the Clostridium beijerinckii genome:
- the cysS gene encoding cysteine--tRNA ligase, producing MKVFNTLTRQKEEFIPISPGEVKMYVCGPTVYNFFHIGNGRTFIVFDTIRRYLEYRGYKVRFIQNFTDIDDKMINKANDEGITVKELGDKYIKEYYQDADSLKIERATVNPRATEYIHDIIKFVEELIEAGFAYEVDGDVYYSTKKFNNYGRLVGQNLDDLQVGARISVDERKKDPMDFAVWKAQKPGEPAWESPWGPGRPGWHIECSCMAKKLLGDTIDIHAGGMDLRFPHHENEIAQSEALTGKPFANYWLHAAFVNVDNKKMSKSLNNFFTAREVLEEYSSDAIRFLMLSGHYRIQINFTKELLDSAKSSIERLYNCINNLENLKDEVTKKLMDEEEEKYLKSLDKYREKFIEKMDDDFNTADAISVLFDLTKDINNNVNINSSSELCEKAESVVRELGNPLGILQDRIEKDLETEIQELIEKRQQARKNKDFALADKIRDDLKSRNIILEDTPQGVRWKKID from the coding sequence ATGAAGGTATTTAATACTTTAACAAGACAAAAAGAAGAGTTTATCCCTATTAGTCCAGGCGAAGTTAAAATGTATGTCTGTGGGCCGACTGTATATAATTTCTTTCACATAGGTAACGGAAGAACATTTATTGTCTTTGACACTATAAGAAGATATTTGGAGTATAGAGGATACAAGGTTAGATTTATCCAAAACTTTACTGACATAGACGATAAAATGATTAATAAAGCTAATGATGAGGGAATTACAGTAAAAGAGCTTGGAGATAAATATATAAAAGAATACTACCAAGATGCCGATTCATTAAAGATAGAAAGAGCTACTGTAAATCCTAGAGCAACAGAATATATTCATGATATAATCAAATTTGTTGAAGAGTTGATTGAAGCAGGATTTGCTTATGAAGTTGATGGTGATGTTTATTATAGCACAAAAAAATTTAATAATTATGGAAGATTGGTAGGGCAGAATTTAGATGATTTGCAGGTTGGCGCAAGAATATCTGTTGATGAAAGAAAGAAAGATCCTATGGATTTTGCAGTATGGAAAGCACAAAAGCCAGGTGAACCTGCTTGGGAAAGTCCTTGGGGACCTGGAAGGCCTGGGTGGCATATAGAGTGTTCGTGCATGGCGAAGAAATTGTTGGGAGATACAATAGATATTCATGCAGGTGGCATGGATTTAAGATTCCCGCATCATGAAAATGAAATAGCTCAAAGTGAAGCTCTAACAGGAAAACCATTTGCAAATTATTGGCTTCATGCAGCATTTGTTAATGTAGATAATAAGAAAATGTCAAAATCATTAAATAACTTCTTTACAGCAAGAGAAGTTCTTGAGGAATATAGTTCCGATGCAATAAGGTTTTTGATGTTGTCTGGACACTATAGAATACAAATAAATTTTACTAAAGAACTTTTAGATTCAGCAAAATCATCAATAGAAAGATTATATAATTGCATAAATAATCTTGAAAATTTGAAAGATGAAGTCACTAAAAAATTAATGGATGAAGAGGAAGAAAAATATCTAAAGTCTTTAGATAAATATAGAGAAAAATTTATTGAGAAGATGGATGATGATTTTAATACAGCAGACGCTATTTCGGTATTGTTTGATTTGACTAAAGATATTAACAATAATGTGAATATTAATTCATCCTCTGAATTATGTGAGAAAGCGGAATCAGTAGTTAGAGAACTAGGAAATCCGCTAGGTATACTTCAAGATCGTATTGAGAAGGATTTGGAAACAGAAATTCAAGAGCTTATTGAAAAGAGACAGCAAGCCAGAAAAAATAAAGATTTTGCACTTGCGGATAAAATAAGAGATGATTTAAAAAGCAGAAATATAATTTTAGAAGATACACCACAAGGTGTTAGATGGAAGAAGATTGATTAA
- a CDS encoding Mini-ribonuclease 3 — protein sequence MLDDLRIRKFSKDEARMLNSLQLALIGDGVFEVFIRNYILTQNTALSANKIHVKAIGYVKAKSQACIMHEIENLLNEEEEAVYKRGRNAKSPTVPKNAEIRDYRMATGFEALIGYLYLVGDKERLEFIFNRSIEIIN from the coding sequence ATGTTAGATGACTTAAGAATTAGAAAATTTTCAAAAGATGAAGCAAGAATGTTGAATTCATTACAATTGGCATTAATAGGTGATGGTGTATTTGAGGTTTTTATTAGAAATTATATTTTGACTCAAAATACAGCATTATCTGCAAATAAGATACATGTGAAGGCAATTGGATATGTAAAAGCAAAAAGTCAGGCGTGTATAATGCATGAAATTGAAAATCTCCTAAATGAGGAGGAAGAAGCAGTTTACAAAAGGGGAAGAAATGCGAAATCACCTACTGTTCCTAAGAATGCAGAGATAAGAGATTATAGAATGGCAACTGGGTTTGAAGCGTTAATTGGTTATCTATACTTAGTAGGTGATAAGGAAAGATTAGAATTTATATTTAACAGAAGTATTGAAATTATTAATTAG
- the rlmB gene encoding 23S rRNA (guanosine(2251)-2'-O)-methyltransferase RlmB has translation MNSKPKKNISNVKFMESKDKSVNQSKGKVKSYNEAKNKTKKDNIVGNDKSTGAIEEREDIVIGRNAVIEALKGERTIETLYISNSKLEGSIKTIVGLAKENRILIKEVDKRKLDSMCGGEVHQGVIAKVTPYKYSEVSDILDLAEKRGEAPFIVILDEIEDPHNLGSIVRTAELFGVHGIILPKRRSASVSTTVYKSSVGAIEHVKIAKVTNLNSTIEELKEKGIWIYGADIRAEEYSYQVDFGGPCAVIIGNEGRGISKLTVEKCDKLIKIPMVGKINSLNASVAGGIIMYEVLKGRLK, from the coding sequence ATGAATAGTAAGCCGAAAAAAAATATTTCAAATGTCAAGTTTATGGAAAGCAAAGATAAATCTGTAAATCAATCAAAAGGTAAAGTTAAAAGCTATAATGAGGCAAAAAATAAAACGAAGAAAGATAATATAGTAGGAAATGATAAATCAACGGGCGCTATTGAAGAGAGAGAAGATATAGTTATTGGAAGAAATGCCGTAATTGAAGCTCTAAAAGGAGAAAGAACGATCGAAACGCTATATATATCTAATAGTAAATTAGAAGGTTCAATAAAAACTATTGTTGGTTTGGCAAAAGAAAATAGGATATTAATAAAAGAAGTTGATAAAAGAAAACTTGATTCAATGTGTGGTGGAGAAGTACATCAAGGGGTAATAGCAAAAGTTACTCCATATAAATATTCAGAAGTATCGGATATATTGGATTTAGCAGAGAAAAGAGGGGAAGCTCCGTTCATAGTTATATTAGATGAGATTGAGGATCCGCATAATTTAGGATCAATAGTAAGGACTGCGGAATTATTTGGAGTTCATGGAATTATACTCCCAAAGAGAAGAAGTGCATCTGTAAGTACAACCGTTTATAAATCTTCGGTTGGAGCAATAGAACATGTAAAAATAGCTAAGGTAACAAATTTAAATTCGACAATAGAGGAACTAAAAGAAAAGGGGATCTGGATTTATGGGGCAGACATAAGAGCAGAAGAATATAGCTACCAAGTAGATTTTGGAGGACCTTGTGCGGTTATAATTGGAAATGAAGGGAGAGGTATTTCAAAATTAACGGTGGAAAAGTGTGATAAGCTAATAAAAATACCAATGGTCGGAAAGATTAATTCTTTAAACGCATCTGTAGCTGGTGGTATAATTATGTATGAAGTTTTAAAAGGACGATTGAAATAG
- a CDS encoding NYN domain-containing protein: MKTIFVDGYNVINSWPNLKQKKDSSFEGARQTLIDTLHNYGVFNACRIILVFDAHKVTGSIEKKEEVNRNISVVFTKDGETADSYIEKQVNALGRKHEIVVVTSDSLEQQTIFQRGAVRMSSLEFYNEVLRIEKSIKNKADKNRISQKNIISDNIDDRIVKILEEIRRSK, from the coding sequence GTGAAAACTATTTTTGTAGATGGATATAATGTTATAAATAGTTGGCCTAATTTAAAACAAAAAAAAGATTCTAGCTTTGAGGGTGCAAGACAAACTCTTATAGATACTTTACATAATTATGGAGTTTTTAATGCTTGTAGAATAATATTAGTATTTGATGCTCATAAAGTTACTGGGAGCATTGAAAAGAAAGAAGAGGTAAATAGAAATATATCGGTAGTATTTACAAAGGATGGAGAAACTGCGGATAGTTATATTGAGAAACAAGTAAATGCTCTAGGAAGGAAACATGAAATAGTTGTTGTAACATCTGATAGCCTAGAGCAGCAAACAATTTTTCAAAGAGGTGCAGTTAGAATGTCATCTTTAGAATTTTATAATGAGGTTCTAAGGATAGAGAAGTCTATAAAAAATAAAGCAGATAAGAACAGAATTTCACAAAAAAATATAATAAGTGATAATATAGATGATAGGATAGTCAAAATATTAGAAGAAATCAGAAGAAGTAAGTAA
- the sigH gene encoding RNA polymerase sporulation sigma factor SigH codes for MQKRVENKQLKGFLDFKDKSDEEIVAKAKSGNSRAQEYLISKYENFVKSKAKSYFLIGADKEDIYQEGMIGLYKAIRDFNAEKSTSFKAFAEICVIRQIITAIKTATRQKHIPLNTYVSLNKPIYEEESERTLLDVLAGLKISDPEELMISKEQMDYIEKKISKVLSDLELEVLTSYLDGKSYQEIASDLERHSKSIDNALQRVKRKLEKCLDLK; via the coding sequence ATGCAGAAGAGAGTTGAGAATAAGCAGTTGAAAGGTTTTTTAGATTTCAAAGATAAATCAGACGAAGAAATTGTTGCGAAAGCTAAGAGTGGTAATAGTAGGGCGCAAGAATATTTAATTTCAAAATATGAGAACTTTGTGAAGTCAAAGGCTAAATCATATTTTTTAATTGGAGCCGACAAGGAAGACATTTATCAAGAAGGGATGATAGGTTTATATAAGGCTATCAGAGATTTTAATGCAGAAAAATCAACATCATTTAAAGCCTTTGCAGAAATATGTGTAATCAGACAAATAATAACTGCAATAAAAACAGCTACTAGGCAGAAACATATTCCGTTAAATACTTATGTCTCTTTAAATAAGCCAATATATGAAGAGGAATCAGAGAGAACTCTGCTTGATGTTTTGGCAGGATTGAAAATTTCAGATCCTGAAGAGCTAATGATTAGTAAGGAACAAATGGATTATATCGAGAAAAAGATTTCGAAAGTGTTATCAGATTTGGAATTAGAGGTTCTTACTTCATACCTAGATGGAAAATCTTATCAGGAGATTGCAAGTGATTTAGAACGACATTCGAAGTCCATAGATAATGCATTACAAAGAGTAAAGAGAAAATTAGAAAAATGCTTAGATTTAAAGTGA
- the tuf gene encoding elongation factor Tu, giving the protein MAKAKYERSKPHVNIGTIGHVDHGKTTLTAAITTVLANKGFAEAFNYADIDKAPEEKERGITINTAHVEYQTENRHYAHVDCPGHADYVKNMITGAAQMDGAILVVSAADGPMPQTREHILLGSRVGIQYIVVFLNKADMVDDPELLELVEMEVRELLSEYDFPGDDIPVITGSALKALENPTDEEAIKPIMDLMEAVDSYIPTPERATDKPFLMPIEDVFTITGRGTVATGRVEAGVLHVGDEVEIVGLTEEKKKVVVTGIEMFRKLLDEAQAGDNIGALLRGVQRTDIERGQVLSKPNSVHPHTKFVGQVYVLKKEEGGRHTPFFDGYRPQFYFRTTDVTGSIKLPDGMEMVMPGDHIDMNVELITPIAMDEGLRFAIREGGRTVGSGVVTKIVE; this is encoded by the coding sequence ATGGCAAAAGCAAAGTATGAAAGAAGTAAGCCACACGTTAATATTGGAACAATAGGTCACGTAGACCATGGTAAGACAACATTAACAGCAGCAATCACAACAGTATTAGCAAATAAAGGATTTGCAGAAGCATTTAACTATGCAGATATTGATAAGGCTCCAGAAGAAAAAGAAAGAGGAATCACAATCAATACAGCACACGTTGAGTACCAAACAGAAAACAGACACTATGCGCACGTTGACTGTCCAGGGCATGCTGACTATGTTAAGAACATGATCACAGGAGCAGCACAAATGGATGGAGCTATCTTAGTTGTATCAGCAGCAGATGGTCCAATGCCACAAACAAGAGAACATATACTACTAGGATCAAGAGTTGGTATCCAATATATCGTAGTATTCTTAAATAAAGCAGATATGGTAGACGATCCAGAATTATTAGAATTAGTAGAAATGGAAGTTAGAGAATTATTAAGCGAATATGACTTCCCAGGAGATGATATTCCAGTAATAACAGGATCAGCATTAAAAGCATTAGAAAATCCAACAGATGAAGAAGCAATTAAGCCAATCATGGATTTAATGGAAGCAGTAGATAGCTATATCCCAACTCCAGAAAGAGCAACAGATAAGCCATTCTTAATGCCAATCGAAGATGTATTCACAATTACAGGAAGAGGAACAGTTGCAACAGGAAGAGTTGAAGCTGGAGTACTTCATGTAGGAGATGAAGTAGAAATCGTTGGATTAACAGAAGAAAAGAAGAAAGTTGTAGTAACTGGAATCGAAATGTTCAGAAAGTTATTGGATGAAGCGCAAGCAGGAGATAACATTGGAGCATTATTAAGAGGAGTTCAAAGAACTGATATTGAAAGAGGTCAAGTTTTATCAAAACCAAATTCAGTACATCCTCATACTAAATTTGTAGGTCAAGTATACGTACTTAAGAAAGAAGAAGGCGGAAGACATACTCCATTCTTCGATGGATACAGACCACAATTCTACTTCAGAACAACAGACGTTACAGGATCAATCAAATTACCAGACGGAATGGAAATGGTAATGCCTGGAGATCACATTGATATGAATGTTGAATTAATCACTCCAATCGCAATGGATGAAGGATTAAGATTCGCTATCAGAGAAGGCGGAAGAACTGTAGGTTCTGGAGTTGTTACTAAAATAGTAGAATAA
- the rpmG gene encoding 50S ribosomal protein L33, producing the protein MRTKVTLACTECKQRNYDSMKNKKNDPDRLEMKKYCKFCKKHTLHRETK; encoded by the coding sequence ATGAGAACAAAAGTAACTTTAGCATGCACAGAGTGTAAACAAAGAAATTATGATTCAATGAAAAACAAAAAGAATGATCCAGATAGATTAGAAATGAAAAAGTATTGTAAATTCTGTAAAAAGCACACTCTTCATAGAGAAACAAAGTAA
- the secE gene encoding preprotein translocase subunit SecE, whose translation MSAKNSVKTEKAIKSNGLFGFFREVKVEVKKITWPSKDETKKAFVAVIVFTLMYTILVGGLDSIFNNLFKMILNFK comes from the coding sequence ATGTCAGCAAAGAACAGTGTAAAAACTGAAAAAGCTATTAAAAGTAATGGTTTGTTTGGTTTTTTTCGAGAGGTTAAGGTAGAGGTTAAGAAGATAACTTGGCCTTCAAAAGATGAGACAAAGAAAGCATTTGTTGCAGTTATTGTGTTCACACTAATGTATACTATATTAGTTGGTGGATTGGATTCTATTTTCAATAACCTCTTTAAAATGATTTTAAATTTCAAGTAA
- the nusG gene encoding transcription termination/antitermination protein NusG has translation MSDRARWYVVHTYSGYENKVKANLEKAIENRNLEALIHDIQVPMEEVVEEKDGKQKVSLKKKFPGYVLVKMLMGDEAWYVVRNTRGVTGFVGPGSKPVPLSDEEVESMGVLEVPVEIDLEVGESIRIISGPLRDSVATIQEIIPDKRKVKALVEMFGRETLAELDFNQVEKLV, from the coding sequence ATGAGTGATAGAGCACGATGGTATGTAGTTCATACATACTCAGGATATGAAAATAAAGTAAAAGCAAACTTAGAAAAAGCAATTGAAAATAGAAATCTTGAAGCATTAATCCATGATATACAAGTACCCATGGAAGAAGTGGTTGAAGAAAAAGATGGAAAGCAAAAAGTCTCATTAAAGAAGAAATTTCCTGGATATGTGCTTGTAAAAATGTTAATGGGTGATGAAGCTTGGTACGTTGTTAGAAATACTAGAGGCGTAACAGGATTTGTAGGCCCAGGATCTAAACCAGTTCCTCTTTCTGATGAAGAAGTGGAATCGATGGGAGTGTTAGAAGTTCCTGTTGAGATTGACTTAGAGGTAGGGGAAAGTATAAGAATTATCTCTGGGCCATTGAGAGATTCAGTAGCCACAATACAAGAGATAATTCCAGATAAACGCAAAGTGAAAGCTTTAGTGGAGATGTTTGGCAGAGAAACACTTGCCGAATTAGACTTTAATCAAGTTGAAAAATTAGTTTAA
- the rplK gene encoding 50S ribosomal protein L11 — MAKKVTGMIKLQLQAGKATPAPPVGPALGQHGVNIMGFCKEFNAKTANQAGYIIPVVITVYQDRSFSFILKTPPAAVLIKKEIGLESGSGVPNKTKVGKLTQDQLRKIAETKMPDLNAASVESAMRMIAGTARSMGVTIEE; from the coding sequence ATGGCTAAGAAAGTAACTGGAATGATTAAACTTCAACTTCAAGCAGGTAAGGCAACACCAGCTCCACCTGTAGGTCCAGCTTTAGGTCAACACGGTGTAAATATAATGGGATTCTGTAAGGAGTTTAATGCAAAAACTGCAAATCAAGCTGGGTATATAATACCAGTAGTTATTACAGTTTACCAAGACAGATCTTTTAGTTTTATATTAAAGACTCCTCCAGCTGCAGTTCTAATTAAGAAAGAAATAGGATTAGAAAGTGGTTCTGGAGTACCTAATAAAACAAAGGTTGGTAAATTAACTCAAGATCAACTTAGAAAGATTGCTGAAACTAAGATGCCAGACTTAAATGCTGCAAGTGTTGAATCAGCTATGAGAATGATAGCAGGAACAGCTAGAAGTATGGGCGTAACTATTGAAGAGTAA
- the rplA gene encoding 50S ribosomal protein L1 translates to MGKKYIESAKLIDKSALYNPVEALDLTLKTAKANFDETIELHVRLGVDPRHADQQVRGAVVLPNGTGKTVRVLVFAKGDKAAEAQQAGADFVGADELVQKIQSENWFDYDVVVATPDMMGVVGRIGRVLGPKGLMPNPKSGTVTFDVAKAIEEIKAGKVEYRVDKTAIVHCPIGKKSFGTEKLKENFTALMEALVKAKPAAAKGQYLKSVSVSSTMGPSAKVNPTRALD, encoded by the coding sequence ATGGGAAAAAAATACATTGAAAGTGCAAAGCTTATAGACAAGAGTGCATTATATAATCCAGTAGAAGCATTAGATCTTACATTAAAGACTGCAAAGGCAAACTTCGATGAAACTATTGAATTACATGTAAGACTTGGAGTAGATCCAAGACATGCAGATCAACAAGTTAGAGGTGCAGTTGTATTACCAAACGGAACAGGTAAAACAGTTAGAGTACTTGTTTTTGCTAAAGGAGATAAGGCTGCAGAAGCACAACAAGCAGGAGCAGATTTCGTTGGAGCAGATGAACTAGTTCAAAAAATCCAAAGCGAAAACTGGTTTGATTATGATGTAGTTGTTGCAACACCAGATATGATGGGAGTTGTAGGTAGAATTGGTAGAGTGTTAGGACCTAAAGGACTAATGCCAAATCCAAAGTCAGGAACAGTAACATTTGATGTTGCTAAGGCAATTGAAGAAATTAAAGCTGGTAAAGTTGAATATAGAGTAGATAAAACAGCAATAGTTCACTGTCCAATTGGAAAAAAATCATTTGGAACTGAAAAATTAAAAGAAAACTTTACTGCATTAATGGAAGCTTTAGTTAAGGCTAAACCAGCAGCAGCAAAAGGGCAATACTTAAAATCAGTATCTGTTTCAAGTACAATGGGACCAAGTGCAAAAGTTAATCCTACAAGAGCTTTAGATTAG
- the rplJ gene encoding 50S ribosomal protein L10: MNKNRQLKEAKVAEIKEKLEKSKAVVLSKYQGLNVEEDTALRKSLREAGVEYKVYKNTLVALAAKELGLDGIAEYLEGPVSVAFSYEDVTLAARLLNDFAKDHKKLELKAGIIEGEIYDEAKIKQLATIPSKEVLIAKLLGSIKSPISSFARVLSAIADSKGTESAE; this comes from the coding sequence ATGAATAAAAACAGACAACTTAAAGAAGCAAAAGTTGCTGAAATTAAGGAAAAATTAGAAAAATCAAAAGCTGTTGTTCTTAGTAAGTATCAAGGTCTAAATGTTGAAGAAGATACAGCTCTTAGAAAAAGTTTAAGAGAAGCTGGAGTTGAATACAAAGTATATAAAAATACTTTAGTAGCTTTAGCAGCTAAAGAATTAGGCTTAGATGGTATAGCAGAATATTTAGAAGGACCAGTATCTGTTGCATTTAGTTATGAAGATGTAACATTAGCTGCAAGACTTTTAAATGACTTTGCTAAAGATCATAAGAAGTTGGAATTAAAAGCTGGTATTATAGAAGGAGAAATCTATGATGAAGCTAAAATTAAACAGCTTGCAACAATACCATCAAAAGAAGTTCTTATTGCAAAACTTCTTGGAAGTATCAAGTCTCCAATATCAAGCTTTGCACGTGTATTAAGTGCTATTGCTGATAGCAAGGGAACTGAATCTGCAGAATAA
- the rplL gene encoding 50S ribosomal protein L7/L12 gives MTREEIIQAIKEMSVLDLNELVKACEEEFGVSAAAAVVAGGAVAGGAAAEEKTEFDVVLASAGDNKIKVIKVVREITGLGLKEAKEIVDGAPKTLKEGVSKDEAEDMKAKLAEVGATAEVK, from the coding sequence ATGACAAGAGAAGAAATAATTCAAGCAATAAAAGAAATGAGCGTTTTAGATTTAAATGAATTAGTAAAGGCTTGTGAAGAAGAATTTGGAGTAAGTGCTGCTGCTGCTGTTGTAGCTGGTGGAGCTGTAGCTGGTGGAGCTGCTGCTGAAGAAAAAACTGAATTCGACGTAGTATTAGCAAGCGCAGGAGATAACAAGATTAAAGTTATCAAAGTAGTTAGAGAAATAACAGGATTAGGATTAAAAGAAGCTAAGGAAATAGTTGATGGAGCTCCTAAGACATTAAAAGAAGGCGTTTCTAAAGACGAAGCTGAAGATATGAAAGCTAAATTAGCTGAAGTAGGAGCTACTGCAGAAGTTAAGTAG